In Marinilabiliales bacterium, a genomic segment contains:
- a CDS encoding 4-phosphoerythronate dehydrogenase: MKIVADNKIPFLKGVLEKYARVVYFPGREISRQHLADADALIVRTRTRCNERLLEGTPVKYIATATIGHDHIDGDYCRARGISWSNAPGCNSGSVMQYLASALAYISEKSGRGFGDFTIGVVGVGHVGRKVERLARTLGMNVLLNDPPRAREEGGAGFEPLDRLIRASDIVTMHVPLNREGIDKTFHMADGPFFEKMKRGGWFINTSRGEVMNTLALTGAMESGRLAGTVIDVWENEPWIDRDLLSLTDIATPHIAGYSLDGKANGTAQSVRAVSEFFGLGIVDWYPEVPEPADPVVRIALGTGDAMGAGVLIGAGANGGGAVISDIDKLTGRLFLHTYDIVADSNRLKEAPDDFERFRDDYPPRREFGAYTVQVSGGDGGIGKTLRELGFRL; this comes from the coding sequence ATAAAAATAGTGGCCGACAACAAGATACCCTTCCTTAAGGGGGTGCTTGAAAAATATGCCAGGGTCGTTTATTTCCCCGGAAGGGAAATATCACGACAACACCTGGCCGATGCTGATGCGCTGATTGTGCGGACCCGCACCAGGTGCAACGAACGGCTCCTGGAAGGCACTCCCGTAAAGTATATTGCCACGGCCACCATCGGGCACGACCATATTGACGGGGACTACTGCAGAGCCAGGGGCATATCGTGGAGCAACGCGCCGGGCTGCAACTCTGGGTCGGTAATGCAATACCTCGCTTCGGCGCTGGCATATATTTCGGAAAAGAGTGGCAGGGGGTTCGGCGACTTTACCATCGGTGTAGTCGGGGTGGGCCATGTTGGCAGGAAGGTTGAAAGGCTTGCCCGTACGCTGGGAATGAATGTATTGCTTAATGATCCGCCAAGGGCAAGGGAAGAAGGGGGTGCCGGTTTTGAACCGCTCGACAGGCTTATCAGGGCCTCCGATATTGTTACGATGCATGTGCCGCTTAACCGTGAAGGGATCGACAAAACATTCCATATGGCTGACGGACCCTTTTTTGAGAAGATGAAGCGGGGAGGCTGGTTTATAAACACTTCGAGGGGGGAGGTAATGAATACGCTGGCGCTCACCGGCGCAATGGAAAGCGGCAGGCTGGCGGGAACGGTTATCGATGTATGGGAAAATGAACCCTGGATTGACCGCGATCTTCTTTCACTGACGGATATTGCAACACCGCATATAGCGGGATATTCGCTCGACGGCAAGGCCAATGGCACCGCTCAGAGCGTGAGGGCGGTGAGTGAATTTTTCGGGCTGGGTATCGTGGACTGGTACCCGGAGGTGCCGGAACCCGCCGATCCGGTGGTTCGCATTGCCCTTGGCACCGGGGATGCCATGGGAGCCGGAGTTTTAATTGGTGCCGGGGCGAACGGGGGTGGCGCGGTAATATCAGACATTGATAAGCTGACCGGCAGGCTTTTTTTGCATACTTATGATATAGTGGCGGACAGCAACAGGCTGAAGGAGGCGCCTGACGATTTTGAGCGGTTCAGGGACGATTACCCGCCACGCAGGGAGTTCGGGGCCTACACCGTGCAGGTGTCCGGCGGTGATGGCGGCATCGGGAAAACGCTGCGGGAACTGGGGTTCAGGTTGTGA
- the gnd gene encoding decarboxylating NADP(+)-dependent phosphogluconate dehydrogenase, with amino-acid sequence MKEKADIGLVGLAVMGENLVLNMESKGFTVAVYNRTTDKVDRFVEGRGKDKNIIGTRSLQELVDSLEKPRKIMLMVKAGKPVDDFIGQIIPYLDKGDVLIDGGNSHFPDTNRRTAYLENKGFLYIGTGVSGGEEGALKGPSIMPGGSRAAWPLVKDIFQSIAARVADGTPCCDWVGEDGAGHFVKMVHNGIEYGDMQLICEAYHIMKEVLGMSAGEMHEVFKAWNEGELDSYLIEITRDILAYKDEDGEPMVDKILDTAGQKGTGKWTGITALELGVPLTLIGESVFSRCLSAQKNERIGASKILKGPEPVFTGDRVEFVEDLRQALYASKMVSYAQGYVLMREAAQEYGWDLNYGGIAMMWRGGCIIRSVFLGKIKEAFDNDPHLKNLLLDPFFKETVHRAQDSWRKVVATAVSNGIPVPALSSALCYYDGYRCERLPANLLQAQRDYFGAHTYERIDKPGGEFFHTNWTGRGGTTASSTYNV; translated from the coding sequence ATGAAGGAAAAAGCAGATATCGGACTGGTGGGACTCGCCGTCATGGGCGAGAACCTCGTTTTGAACATGGAAAGCAAAGGTTTTACTGTGGCGGTCTACAACAGGACAACCGACAAGGTCGACCGCTTTGTCGAAGGCCGGGGGAAGGACAAGAACATTATCGGCACACGCAGTCTCCAGGAGCTGGTTGACTCGCTTGAGAAACCGCGCAAGATCATGCTGATGGTAAAGGCAGGCAAGCCGGTCGACGATTTTATCGGGCAGATAATACCCTACCTTGATAAGGGCGATGTGCTTATTGACGGGGGCAACTCCCATTTTCCCGATACCAACCGGCGTACCGCCTACCTTGAGAACAAGGGGTTTCTCTACATCGGCACCGGTGTGTCGGGCGGTGAGGAGGGAGCGCTTAAGGGCCCCTCAATAATGCCGGGCGGCTCCAGGGCGGCATGGCCGCTTGTGAAGGATATCTTCCAGTCCATCGCTGCCAGGGTGGCAGATGGAACGCCCTGCTGTGACTGGGTGGGCGAGGATGGCGCGGGTCACTTTGTGAAGATGGTGCACAACGGCATCGAGTACGGCGACATGCAGCTTATCTGCGAGGCCTACCATATCATGAAGGAGGTGCTGGGCATGAGCGCCGGCGAGATGCACGAAGTGTTCAAGGCCTGGAATGAAGGGGAGCTGGACAGCTACCTGATAGAGATCACCCGTGATATCCTGGCATATAAGGATGAGGATGGCGAGCCAATGGTAGACAAGATACTCGATACGGCGGGACAGAAGGGGACCGGGAAGTGGACCGGCATCACGGCGCTTGAGCTGGGAGTGCCGCTTACACTTATAGGCGAGTCGGTCTTCTCGAGGTGCCTCTCGGCCCAGAAGAACGAGAGGATCGGGGCTTCAAAGATCCTCAAGGGGCCGGAGCCCGTTTTTACGGGCGACCGTGTGGAGTTTGTGGAGGACCTGAGGCAGGCGCTCTACGCCTCGAAGATGGTTTCGTACGCTCAGGGCTACGTGCTGATGCGCGAAGCTGCACAGGAATATGGCTGGGATCTCAACTACGGGGGAATCGCCATGATGTGGAGGGGAGGCTGTATTATCCGTTCGGTATTCCTTGGCAAGATCAAGGAGGCATTCGATAATGATCCTCATCTGAAGAACCTGCTGCTAGACCCGTTCTTCAAAGAGACTGTCCATCGTGCACAGGACAGCTGGCGAAAGGTGGTTGCCACGGCAGTCAGCAATGGAATACCTGTGCCCGCACTCAGCTCTGCCCTTTGCTATTACGACGGATACAGGTGCGAAAGGCTGCCTGCCAACCTTCTGCAGGCGCAGCGCGACTACTTCGGTGCGCATACCTATGAGAGGATTGACAAGCCGGGGGGTGAGTTTTTCCATACCAACTGGACCGGCAGGGGAGGCACAACAGCATCGTCAACCTATAATGTCTGA